The Solibacillus sp. FSL W7-1464 genome contains a region encoding:
- a CDS encoding ACT domain-containing protein, with product MKNVANQRYYLVREDVLTDAMQKTLEAKQLLQKGSVSSIWDAVKEVDLSRSAFYKYRDAVFPFHSIVQERILTVFIQLQDRKGTLAKLLETVSDAHCNVLTIHQTIPIQGRANVTLSLDVTSMSYELDELIRSLNQLEFIESAEVISSGAF from the coding sequence ATGAAAAACGTAGCAAATCAGCGATATTATTTAGTGCGTGAAGATGTCCTGACAGATGCGATGCAAAAAACATTGGAAGCAAAACAATTATTGCAAAAAGGATCTGTTTCTTCCATTTGGGATGCGGTAAAGGAAGTGGATTTGTCTCGTAGCGCATTTTATAAATATCGTGATGCAGTTTTTCCTTTCCATTCGATTGTGCAGGAGCGTATTTTAACGGTTTTCATTCAATTACAAGACCGAAAGGGTACACTTGCCAAATTACTCGAAACTGTATCTGATGCCCATTGCAATGTCCTGACGATTCACCAGACAATTCCTATTCAAGGACGTGCCAATGTGACGCTTTCTTTAGATGTGACGAGCATGTCTTATGAGCTGGATGAACTTATTCGTAGCTTAAATCAACTTGAATTTATCGAATCTGCCGAAGTGATCAGTTCAGGCGCATTTTAA
- the obgE gene encoding GTPase ObgE, with product MFVDHVKIYVKGGDGGDGMVAFRREKYVPNGGPAGGDGARGGNVVFEVEEGLRTLMDFRYKRHFKAERGEHGMSKGMHGRRAEDLIVKVPPGTVVMNAETKTVIADLVEHGQQAVIAKAGRGGRGNCRFATPSNPAPELAEKGEPGQELEVILELKVLADVGLVGFPSVGKSTLLSVVSSAKPKIGAYHFTTIVPNLGMVETDDGRSFAMADLPGLIEGAHQGVGLGMQFLRHIERTRVIVHVIDMSGMEGREPYDDYVTINNELEQYNLRLLERPQIVVANKMDMPNAEENLEEFKKKVGEDIKVYPVSAVSRQGLKPLLFEIADLLEVTPEFLLHDVLEEESDAVVMYKHEGQGGDFEISRDDDGAYVLSGYTIERLFKMTDFSREDGIRRFARQLRAMGVDEELRKRGAQNGDTVRLMEFEFDFVD from the coding sequence ATGTTTGTCGATCACGTAAAGATTTATGTTAAAGGTGGAGACGGCGGGGATGGAATGGTTGCCTTCCGCCGTGAAAAATATGTACCGAATGGTGGTCCAGCAGGTGGGGACGGAGCACGTGGCGGTAACGTTGTTTTTGAAGTAGAAGAAGGTTTACGTACATTAATGGATTTCCGTTACAAACGTCACTTCAAAGCTGAACGCGGAGAGCACGGAATGAGTAAAGGGATGCACGGTCGTCGTGCAGAAGATTTAATCGTTAAAGTACCACCGGGAACAGTTGTGATGAATGCGGAAACAAAAACAGTCATTGCCGATTTAGTTGAACATGGCCAACAAGCTGTAATTGCTAAAGCAGGCCGGGGCGGACGCGGTAACTGCCGTTTTGCGACACCTTCTAACCCTGCACCGGAATTAGCCGAAAAAGGCGAGCCGGGTCAAGAGCTTGAAGTAATTTTAGAGTTGAAAGTATTGGCGGATGTTGGATTAGTCGGTTTCCCTTCAGTAGGTAAATCAACATTATTATCTGTTGTTTCTTCTGCAAAACCTAAAATCGGTGCTTATCACTTTACAACAATCGTACCGAACTTAGGCATGGTGGAAACAGATGATGGCCGTTCATTCGCAATGGCCGATTTACCTGGTCTAATCGAAGGTGCACACCAAGGTGTCGGATTAGGGATGCAGTTCCTGCGCCACATTGAGCGTACACGTGTAATTGTACACGTAATCGATATGTCCGGTATGGAAGGCCGCGAACCTTATGACGATTATGTAACAATTAATAACGAGCTTGAACAATATAACTTACGATTACTTGAGCGTCCTCAAATTGTCGTAGCAAACAAAATGGATATGCCGAATGCGGAAGAGAACTTGGAAGAGTTCAAAAAGAAAGTGGGAGAAGATATAAAAGTTTACCCGGTTTCAGCTGTTTCACGTCAAGGATTAAAGCCATTGCTGTTTGAAATTGCGGATCTTTTAGAAGTAACACCGGAATTCTTATTACATGATGTCCTTGAAGAAGAATCGGATGCAGTCGTAATGTACAAGCATGAAGGCCAAGGCGGCGACTTCGAAATTTCGCGTGATGATGATGGTGCATATGTTCTTTCAGGATACACAATCGAACGCCTGTTCAAAATGACGGACTTCAGCCGTGAAGACGGTATTCGACGCTTTGCTCGCCAATTACGTGCGATGGGTGTCGATGAAGAATTACGTAAACGTGGTGCCCAAAATGGCGATACTGTACGTTTAATGGAATTCGAATTTGACTTTGTCGACTAA
- a CDS encoding Spo0B domain-containing protein, which produces MTVSKLTVSEALRFANHDYLNQFHLIQMNLDLGRVDEAKKVIFDQSEHCKMLSNINRLQLAETVEWLQTLCWRYPALQLSMTSNVNAPIQSKYDEAIVQYLENTIIHVYDKLDPYEEHQLLLNIETYEDKWNISFHLKGKWEQSPFSIEQNIFNVETYEQTNTSWKYVLHI; this is translated from the coding sequence ATGACCGTTTCAAAATTAACTGTAAGTGAAGCATTGCGCTTTGCAAATCACGACTATTTGAATCAGTTTCATTTAATCCAGATGAACTTAGATTTAGGACGAGTGGACGAGGCAAAAAAAGTAATTTTTGATCAGTCTGAACATTGTAAAATGCTTTCGAACATCAATCGACTTCAATTAGCGGAAACAGTGGAATGGCTTCAGACCCTATGTTGGCGCTATCCGGCTTTACAACTAAGCATGACGAGTAATGTAAATGCACCAATACAAAGCAAGTATGATGAAGCGATTGTTCAATACTTGGAAAACACAATTATTCATGTTTACGACAAGCTTGATCCATATGAAGAGCATCAATTACTGTTAAACATCGAAACATATGAAGATAAATGGAATATTTCGTTTCATTTAAAGGGAAAATGGGAACAGTCGCCATTTTCAATAGAACAGAATATTTTTAATGTGGAAACATATGAACAAACGAATACAAGTTGGAAATATGTTCTTCACATATGA
- the rpmA gene encoding 50S ribosomal protein L27 has translation MLLLTLDLQFFASKKGVGSTKNGRDSESKRLGAKRADGQFVTGGSILYRQRGTKIYPGTNVGRGGDDTLFAKVDGVVKFERYGRDKKKVSVYPTAQEA, from the coding sequence ATGTTATTATTAACTTTAGATCTTCAATTCTTCGCATCTAAAAAAGGTGTAGGTTCTACTAAAAACGGACGTGACTCTGAGTCTAAACGCCTTGGTGCTAAACGCGCTGATGGTCAATTTGTTACTGGTGGTTCAATTCTTTACCGTCAACGCGGTACAAAAATTTACCCAGGTACAAACGTAGGCCGCGGTGGTGACGATACATTATTCGCAAAAGTTGACGGCGTTGTTAAATTTGAACGCTATGGTCGCGACAAGAAAAAAGTATCTGTATACCCTACAGCTCAAGAAGCATAA
- a CDS encoding ribosomal-processing cysteine protease Prp, which yields MITVTIYSDENRKSYGFEISGHALSDIYGRDLVCAGASAVAFGAVNAIPQITGITPEIEQGAEGGYLKVTVPQAELNDETDAKLQVILNTMVTQFYTMTASYSEYIELKYKMI from the coding sequence ATGATTACAGTAACTATTTATAGTGACGAAAATCGTAAATCGTATGGATTTGAAATTTCAGGACATGCATTATCGGATATCTATGGTCGAGATTTAGTTTGTGCAGGTGCTTCTGCTGTTGCCTTTGGTGCAGTAAACGCAATCCCTCAAATTACAGGAATTACTCCTGAAATCGAACAAGGTGCTGAAGGCGGTTACTTAAAAGTAACTGTTCCACAAGCTGAACTGAATGATGAAACAGACGCTAAATTACAAGTTATTCTGAACACAATGGTGACACAGTTCTATACAATGACTGCGAGCTATTCAGAATATATCGAATTGAAATATAAAATGATCTAG
- the rplU gene encoding 50S ribosomal protein L21, producing MYAIIETGGKQIKVEAGQEIYVEKLGVAADEIVTFDKVLFVGGETVKVGAPTVAGATVTAKVVKEGKQKKITVFKLKAKKNYRRKQGHRQPYTKLVVEAINA from the coding sequence ATGTACGCAATTATCGAAACTGGTGGTAAACAAATCAAAGTTGAAGCAGGTCAAGAAATCTATGTTGAAAAACTAGGTGTGGCTGCTGACGAAATCGTAACTTTTGACAAAGTTTTATTCGTAGGTGGAGAAACAGTTAAAGTTGGAGCTCCAACAGTTGCTGGCGCTACTGTAACAGCGAAAGTTGTTAAAGAAGGTAAGCAAAAGAAAATTACTGTTTTCAAACTTAAAGCGAAAAAGAACTACCGTCGTAAGCAAGGTCACCGTCAACCATACACTAAATTAGTAGTTGAAGCAATCAACGCTTAA